A stretch of Desulfobacter hydrogenophilus DNA encodes these proteins:
- a CDS encoding transposase encodes MAQQTCEKFEILILRGVVSQNHIHILCSVTPNISPAEIMLSVKGRVSRKIFEEFPHLKRLCPL; translated from the coding sequence ATCGCCCAACAAACTTGTGAGAAGTTCGAAATTCTCATTTTGCGTGGTGTGGTCAGTCAGAATCATATTCACATTCTGTGTTCGGTAACCCCCAATATTTCCCCGGCTGAAATAATGCTCAGTGTCAAGGGTCGAGTGTCTCGGAAAATTTTTGAAGAGTTTCCACATTTGAAAAGGCTGTGTCCCCTTTAA
- a CDS encoding tyrosine-type recombinase/integrase, whose product MKRFKSFLAEQMEDFIIYRFQLGYSNTSMIYCLKMLDRYVSEKQVTLASFDPLFFIRFRADLDLEPRSINMIFRMIKIFFNYLLRKDLVLENSLQEITELQENHVIPFIFSPEETDLFLKAAVKSMRISQRFYVSDFSAYIAFLLMARCGLRTSETLNLLKTHYRPKERTIYIEKTKFRKDRLIPIPTAVAHEINNLLKVRRLFPDEDDSPFLLVKVKGKKLVRMFINRRFKQALTDINLDHSRKIIGTTNFSQPSHHSLRHSFAVNTLKRIKQQGKSCQNALPVLAAYMGHSKYKYTTYYLKVLDAEHRRQLFDFARSKSEGT is encoded by the coding sequence ATGAAACGTTTTAAAAGCTTTTTGGCTGAACAAATGGAGGATTTTATCATATATCGTTTTCAACTGGGGTACTCAAACACCTCAATGATATACTGCCTTAAGATGCTTGATCGATATGTATCTGAAAAACAAGTGACTTTGGCTTCCTTTGATCCGCTGTTTTTTATCCGGTTCAGAGCAGATCTTGATCTTGAACCCCGGTCCATAAATATGATTTTTAGAATGATCAAGATATTTTTTAATTATCTTTTACGCAAAGATTTGGTCCTTGAGAATTCGTTACAGGAAATCACTGAGCTACAGGAAAATCACGTTATTCCTTTTATATTTTCTCCGGAAGAAACAGACCTTTTCCTCAAAGCTGCAGTCAAGTCGATGCGGATAAGCCAGAGATTCTATGTGTCAGATTTCAGTGCTTATATTGCCTTTTTGTTGATGGCCCGGTGCGGACTTAGAACATCGGAGACACTCAATTTATTAAAAACCCATTACAGGCCCAAAGAAAGAACAATCTATATTGAAAAGACAAAATTTAGAAAAGATCGATTGATCCCTATACCCACAGCTGTAGCCCATGAAATCAACAACCTGCTAAAAGTCCGCCGGTTATTCCCTGATGAGGATGACAGTCCTTTTTTGCTGGTAAAGGTAAAAGGGAAAAAACTGGTACGTATGTTTATAAATCGCAGATTTAAACAGGCTCTCACAGACATTAATCTTGATCACTCCCGGAAAATAATCGGTACGACCAACTTCAGCCAGCCTTCACATCATTCCCTGCGGCATTCGTTTGCTGTGAACACGCTGAAAAGGATAAAACAGCAAGGAAAATCCTGTCAAAATGCCCTGCCTGTACTGGCTGCGTACATGGGGCACAGCAAATACAAATACACAACCTATTATTTAAAGGTACTGGATGCTGAGCACCGTCGGCAACTGTTTGATTTTGCGAGATCAAAAAGCGAGGGTACATGA
- a CDS encoding CHC2 zinc finger domain-containing protein, translated as MGKLFSSKELYKLRNSIPIHVLIETQLGIPAKISEGVFRFLCPLCNEFQTAVNPRTNLSRCFRCEKNFNTIDMVMICRNTDFVSSVKYLQTILNPRESGHGT; from the coding sequence ATGGGCAAGTTATTTTCTTCAAAGGAGCTTTATAAATTACGAAATTCAATCCCCATTCATGTGTTGATCGAAACACAACTGGGTATTCCTGCCAAAATCAGTGAAGGGGTATTCCGTTTTCTGTGCCCCTTGTGCAACGAGTTTCAGACCGCAGTGAATCCCAGAACGAACTTGAGCCGGTGCTTTCGATGCGAAAAGAATTTTAACACCATCGATATGGTAATGATCTGCCGCAACACCGATTTTGTCAGCAGCGTAAAATATCTGCAGACTATTTTAAACCCAAGGGAATCCGGTCATGGCACCTGA
- a CDS encoding tyrosine-type recombinase/integrase translates to MQRILTGLDIYLQKSGVPLNEISIQKVDQFLALYNTNYSIGTAKSNRSYLRQFLRYLYLNQYIKKDLAPLIVSPPEFGQLKPPKFLRSHEVQKLFDSLDLSTAKNLRTNATMHLAYYLGLRPQEISSLTLDDISFRQKEIFIRSRKNCSPAHFPLPDNIIKAITAYIVGGRPETQSRVLFLQLIPPYKPVNRCDIPRYIKKCMTENNLESSTYWLRHSFAQNMLESGMSIYEIKEMMGHKSIDSTKKYLSIHIGLMREVILDETF, encoded by the coding sequence ATGCAACGGATACTGACAGGTCTGGATATCTATTTACAAAAATCAGGCGTTCCCCTGAATGAGATATCCATCCAGAAGGTTGATCAATTTTTAGCCCTGTACAATACCAATTATTCCATAGGGACCGCTAAGTCGAACCGGTCATATCTGAGGCAGTTTTTGAGATATCTTTATCTGAACCAATATATCAAAAAAGATCTCGCCCCTTTGATAGTAAGCCCTCCGGAGTTCGGACAATTAAAACCACCCAAATTTTTACGCTCCCATGAAGTTCAAAAGCTGTTTGACAGCCTGGATCTATCAACAGCAAAAAACCTTCGCACCAATGCCACTATGCACCTGGCGTATTATCTGGGATTGAGACCCCAAGAAATTAGTTCGCTAACCTTGGATGACATCTCATTTAGACAGAAAGAGATTTTTATCCGTTCAAGAAAAAATTGTAGTCCTGCCCATTTCCCCCTTCCCGACAACATAATCAAAGCTATCACTGCTTATATTGTAGGCGGGAGGCCTGAAACTCAATCCCGAGTTCTATTTTTACAATTGATACCACCTTATAAACCGGTCAACAGATGCGATATCCCCCGATATATAAAAAAATGCATGACGGAAAACAATCTTGAATCGAGCACATACTGGCTGCGGCATTCATTTGCCCAGAATATGTTGGAGTCCGGCATGTCCATCTATGAAATCAAAGAAATGATGGGTCATAAAAGCATCGATTCTACCAAAAAATATCTGAGCATTCATATCGGCCTGATGCGGGAGGTTATCCTTGATGAAACGTTTTAA